The Actinomycetota bacterium genome contains the following window.
CGAGGGGTCCCGGGCCGGGAAGTGGGTCTCGGTGGCGTCCACCACGTCGTCGAAGGTCGTGCTCGAGGAGGTGAACGACTCGTCGACGCTCTGGCCCCGGATGGTGCCGGTGAAGCGGAACGTGTAGCTCCCCGGCCGGGTGGGCGTCAGCCACGCCCGGTAGTCACCAGGCGTGCCCGAGGAGGTGCCGAAGTTGGGGACCATCGGCATGGTCACGCGGTCCTCGCCCTTGACCACCTCGACGTTGAGCGTGCCCGCCACGTCGGTAACCGCGGCCCCGCTGCCGGCCTCGGTGATCCGCACCTGCACGCTGTTGAGCAGGCCCGTGTAGGCCGGCTCCTGGCCCCAGCCCACCACCAACACGAAACCGCCCACCGCCTGCTGCTCGTGGGCGGCCACGGGGGCAGCCCCGACGGCGGCCCCCGCGGCCCCCAAACCCAGTGCCAGCGCAACCAGCGCGGCGCGACCCACCACTCGGTCAACCCTTCTCATGACACCCGGACGCCGACATCGTAGGCTGCTATCCACTTGCACATACTCGCGTTGCCGTAAGTTCATCTCATCGTTAGGATCGATCAACCTGTAAGGCTCGGGAAAGGGAACTGACTTGAAGCTGACACGTACGCGCGCGGTGGTGGGGATGCTCGCCGCAGTCGCGATTGCCGTACCCGCATCGTTTGCCTGGGCCTGCGTGGCCCCCGTCTCCATGACCATCGTCGGCAACCCGTCGGTGCAGCCAGGCGGCACTGTCACCGTGTTGCTGCGGGAGTACGCCCAGGGGGCACCGATCGAGGTGCGCCTCAACTCGCCCACGGGCCAGCTCCTGGCCACCCACCCGGCGCCCACCACCACCATGACCAGCTCGCACACCCTCGAGGTGCCCATCCCCGAGACCCTCCAGCTCGGCACCCACTTCCTGGTCTCGGTGCAGAACTACCACCACATGAACTCCGGCAACATCGGCCGGGCCACGATCTACGTGGGCACCCAGCCGCCTCTGCCCGCCGGCCCGGAGGCCCGCCCGTCGGCCCTCGAGGTCGGGTCCGGCCCCAGCGCGGCCACCCTCATCCTGGTCGGTCTCGGTGTGGCTGGCGCCATGCTGCTGCTGGCCGGTGTGTACACCGTCATCGCCGGTGGCAAGGGCCCCGAGCCCAAGCCCGAGCCGGTCAAGAAGTAGCCGACGGCCCCAAGCGACTCAGGAGACGAGATGAGAACTCGCAAGCTTTTCCGAGGCGCGCTGGCCGTCGTGGCCGGAGCCATGGTGGCGTCGACCACCGGCCCGGCCACCGCCCAGACCGCCATGACCTACCCCAAGGTCACGTTCGCCCAGCAGGACCAGCAGGTCGACCAGGTCCTGTCGGCCGTCAACATGACCCGCGACGCCGAGGCCCCGGCCCGGGGCTTCACCGGCCCCTCGGCCATGGCCGTCGACCCCAACAACCCCCGGGTCGTCGTGGCCGCCACTGCCGACCTGCGCAGCCGCATCTGCTACATGACGGTCTCGCGTGACGCCGGCCGCACGTGGAACTTCTCCAACGAGCTGCCCGGCTCGGAGGCCTACCCCTTCTGCACGAACCTCACTGCGGGCGTGCCCACGGTGCAGGTGAAGTTCGGGAGCAACGGGGTCATCTACTACGCCCGCCAGGCCTACGGTGACGGCGAAGGCCCGCGCGAGGGCAAGTCGAGCATCCTGCTGGCCCGCACTACCGACCTGGGTAACACGTGGCAGACGACCATGGTCGAGGACAACCGGGGCAAGACGGGCGAGACGGCCCCGTCGGCCAGCGGCGTGCATGGCCTGGCCGTCGACACCTCCGGGGCCCGCGACGTGGTCCACGTCGGCTACGTGCGTTCCCACCCGGACGCGCCCGCGGGGTCACCCCTACGCCGGCCCCATGTCATGGTGGCCACCTCGACCGACGGCGGCGACACCTTCGCCGAAGGGGTCAACCTGAACGCCACCTCCCAGGTCAACTTCACGATCGCCGGGCAGTCCGTGCCCCTGATCATGCGCACCGGCTTCGGGGCGCCGTTCATGTTCGCCCGCAACGGCACCCTGCTGGTGGTGGCCGGCCCCGAGTTCGAGCCCGGTACCGCTCCGACGGCCCCCGAGGACTCCGGTTCGGGAGGCGCCTCCGGTTCGTGGTTCCACTTCGCCCTGCCCCAGCTCATCGCCCGCTCCACCGACCAAGGCCAGACGTTCACGATCAACACCCTGAGCCCGCCCCGCTACGACGGCACGGGGGCCATGACCGGCCTGGGCTGGACGCCCCACGGCGGGCCCGAGGGCACGATCATCGCCGTGCACGCGGCCACGCCGCCCACCTCGCCGACCTCGGGAGTGGCCGATGTCGTTATGCAGCGGTCGACCGATGACGGGGTGACCTGGTCGGAGCCCCTGGCCGTGGGCGACGCCGCCCCCGACGAGTACACGACCAACTTCTACCCCAACCTGAGCGTGGCGCCCAACGGTCGGGTGGACGTCATCTGGCAGAGCAACCGGGGCCTGGCTGACAACAAGTTCTCGGTCGAGTACACGTACTCCACCGACGGGGGCGAGACGTGGGCGCCCAACATGACCGTCAGCGACCAGCCCCTCGACTTCAACTACGGCATCAGCTTCAACTCCGACCTCCGTTACGCGCCGGGGGTGGCCTCGACCAACCAGTACGCGGTCTTCGGTTGGGCCGAGGCCCGCCAGCCCGACGAGCTGAACCAGACCCAGGACGTGTACGGCACCTCGGCGCAGTTCGCCCCCCTGCCGGCCACGTCGAACACCACGGCCCCCATCCTGGCCGCCGCCTTCGGCGGTCTGGTCGTGGCCGGCCTCGTCCTGCTGCTGGCCATGCGCCTCCGTGGCGGGGGCGGGGGGTCGCCCCAGCCGGCAGCCGCCCGCCAGCAGGCGACCGCCGCCGGCTAGCCAGCATGCATTAGCGGTCAAGGGCACGCGCCAGGCGGGGCGCGTGCCCTTGGCGCGCCGGGATCAGGTCTCCAGCGCCGAACCCACGGCCACGAGCAGATGGTCGCGCCACGGCCGGGCCACCAGTCGCAGCCCGCCGGGCAGCCCGCCGACGTGGCCACAGGGCGCTGACACGGCCGGGAAGACGATCCGGCCTCAGGGGATGGCGTTGCGGGATCCTCGGCGT
Protein-coding sequences here:
- a CDS encoding sialidase family protein; protein product: MRTRKLFRGALAVVAGAMVASTTGPATAQTAMTYPKVTFAQQDQQVDQVLSAVNMTRDAEAPARGFTGPSAMAVDPNNPRVVVAATADLRSRICYMTVSRDAGRTWNFSNELPGSEAYPFCTNLTAGVPTVQVKFGSNGVIYYARQAYGDGEGPREGKSSILLARTTDLGNTWQTTMVEDNRGKTGETAPSASGVHGLAVDTSGARDVVHVGYVRSHPDAPAGSPLRRPHVMVATSTDGGDTFAEGVNLNATSQVNFTIAGQSVPLIMRTGFGAPFMFARNGTLLVVAGPEFEPGTAPTAPEDSGSGGASGSWFHFALPQLIARSTDQGQTFTINTLSPPRYDGTGAMTGLGWTPHGGPEGTIIAVHAATPPTSPTSGVADVVMQRSTDDGVTWSEPLAVGDAAPDEYTTNFYPNLSVAPNGRVDVIWQSNRGLADNKFSVEYTYSTDGGETWAPNMTVSDQPLDFNYGISFNSDLRYAPGVASTNQYAVFGWAEARQPDELNQTQDVYGTSAQFAPLPATSNTTAPILAAAFGGLVVAGLVLLLAMRLRGGGGGSPQPAAARQQATAAG